The nucleotide window GCAGGATCGGATAGTGCGAGGCGACGATGTCGTCGTCGGTGCGGCTGACCAGGACCGCCCACGGATTCTCGCGGATCAGCCGGCGTACGACCTCGGGGTCCTCGCTGGCATGGTCAGGGTTGTACCGCATGGTTCCGATTCTCTGCCGCAATCACGAATGCCTGCTGCTGCTCAGCATTCGGGAGACGGCGTGGATGGCGCCTCGGGGTGCACGCTGGGCAATGCCCATCAGGATCTTGTAGCGGGTCGAGGGCATCGACAGCACCTTGCCGCGGTCGAAGTCGATCAGCGCCTGCCGGACCAGCGGCTCGGCGTCCAACCAGAGCGGATCCGGGATCTTGGAGGCGTTGATGCCGGCCCGCTGATGGAATTCGGTCCGCACCCATCCGGGCAACAGCGCGGTGACTCGTACGCCGCTGCCGTGCAGTTCGCCGGCCAGGCTTTCGGTGTACGTCGTCACCCACGCCTTGACCGCCGAGTAGAGGCCCATGGTCATGAAGCCGGCGGTGCTGGACACGTTGAGGATCCCGCCCGAACCGCGCTCCCGCATCGCCCGGCCGGCGGCGTTGGACAGCAGCAGCACCGCCCGGATCATCACGTCGACGGCGACTTCCTGCCGGCTGGTGTCCGGGTCGAGCAGCTTCGAGTGCACCCCGAAGCCGGCGTTGTTGATCAGCACGTCGATCGGCCGGTCCTGATCGGCCAGTCGAGCGGCGACCTGGAGCACCTGATGCCGGTCGGCCAGGTCCGCGGAGATCGTCTCCACCTCGACGCCGAAGCCGGTGTGCAGCTCGTCGGCGGTCTCCTTCAGCCGCGTCTCGTCCCGCGCGACCAGCACCAGGTCGTAATTCTTGGCGGCGAGTTGCTGCGCGAACGCCGCGCCGATGCCAGAGGTCCCGCCGGTGATCAGGGCTGTTGCCATGGGGCCGATCCTAGGGGCCGCTCCCACCCGGCCGGTGGGCCGGTGTGCGAGCGTCCGATCACAAGAACGCTGCTCCAGATGGCCGAATCTGCCCGATTTCGGCCGGTGCGGGCCGACTGGTGCAGGATTCTTGTCAACTCGGCCGACCGATCGGACGTGCGGACCATCGACCGTGGCACGATCAGCGTCGTGATGCTGCGCCGCCGGGTGCCGGAGACCAAGCGCACGCTGCCCGGCGTCCGCAATCCGGGCCGGGCGATCGTCGCGGGCTTCGGGCTGGTGGTGATCATCGGCACCGTGCTGCTGTCGTTGCCGATCTCGTCGGCCGGCGGTGATCCGACCCCGCTGCTGAAGTCGCTGTTCACCGCCGTCTCGGCAGTGTGTGTGACCGGTCTGGTCGTGGTCGATGTCGCAACGTACTTCTCCACCTTCGGCCAGGTGGTGCTCCTGGTGCTGATCCAGATCGGCGGCACCGGGGTGATGACGCTGGCCACCCTGATCGGCTTGATCGTGAACCATCGGATCGGGCTGCGGATGCAGGTCACCGCGCGCGCCGAGAGCAAGGCGTTCAGCGCCGGCGACGTGCCCGGAGTGATCCGCCGGGTGGCGTTGATGACCGTCACCATCGAGGCTGCGGTGGCGCTGGTGCTGGCCGTCGGGTTCGCCCGTGACCATCGCGTGCACAGCCTCGGGGAGGCGATCTACTACGGCGTCTTCCACTCGATCTCGGCCTTCAACAACGCCGGCTTCTCACTCTTCAGCGACAACTTGGTCGGCTTCGTCGGCGACCCGCTGATCTGCGTACCGATCATGCTGGCGATCATCGTCGGTGGCATCGGATTCCCGGTGCTGGCCGAGATTCAGCGGCGGACCCGCAGAACCGGACGGCCCCGCCGGCTCGGCCTGCACACCACGATCACGCTGTTCACCACCGCCGTCCTGGTGGTGGTCGGCAGCATCGCCTTCCTGGTCAGCGAATGGAGCAATCCCAAGACGCTGGCGCCGCTGCCGCTGCCGGAGCAGATCCTGGCCTCGATCTTCGGCGCGGTGGTGCCGCGGACGGCCGGGTTCAACAGCCTGGACGTGGCCGCCTTCCGCCCCGAGACCCTGCTGCTGAACGACATCCTGATGTTCATCGGCGGCGGCAGCGCGGGCACCGCGGGCGGCATCAAGGTGACCACCTTCGCGCTGCTCGCCTTCGTCGTACTGGCCGAGCTCCGCGGCGAACCGAGCGTGCATGTCCGTAACCGGCAGTTGCCCACCACGGTGATCCGTCAGGCGCTGGCCGTAGCGTTGCTCGCGCTGACCCTGGTGGTGGCGTCGACGATGGCGATCATGGCGATGACCGGCTACTCGATGGACCGGGTGCTGTTCGAGGTGGTCTCCGCCTTCGCCACCGTCGGTCTGTCCACCGGCATCACCGGCCGGCTGCCCAGCGCAGCGCAGTTGATCTTGATCGGGTTGATGTTTGTCGGCAGGCTCGGACCCATCACCTTGGGTTCGGCCCTGGCGTTGCGGGACCGACCACGGCGGTACGAGTATCCCGAGGAACGGCCGCTGGTCGGCTGAGTCTGGATCAAGGCTGGGCGAGGACAGGAGTTGGTCATGTTCGGCAGCGGTTCGAACGGGCGCAAGCAGGACCACGACGGCAGCCGTCAGGTCGCGGTGATCGGCCTGGGCCGCTTCGGCAGCTCGCTCGCGTTGGAGTTGGCGGCCAAGGGCGTCGAGGTGCTCGGCATCGATTCCGATCATCGTCTGGTGCAGCGCTACGCCGAGGAGCTGACCGAGACGGCGGTCGCCGACAGCACCGACCCCGAGGCGCTGCAGCAACTCGGCCTGCCCGACTTCGAACGGGTGGTGGTCGGCATCGGCACCCACCTGGAGGCCAGCATCCTGACCACCTCCGTGCTGGTGGACTTCCAGATCCCCTACATCTGGGCCAAGGCCGTCACCCGGCAGCACGCCCGGATCCTGGAGCGGATCGGCGCCCACCACGTCGTCTCACCCGAGTACGACATGGGTGAGCGGGTCGCCCATCTGGTGGTCGGCCGGATGCTGGACTACATCCAGCTCGACCACGACTTCGCGTTGATCAAGACCGTGGTGCCCGGTTGGCTGCAGGACCGGCCGTTCGCCGAGACCAGACCGCGCAGCCGGTACGGGGTCACCGTGGTCGGCCTCAAACGCTCCGGCGAGGACTTCAGCTACGCCACCGAGCAGACCACGCCGCGTCGTGGCGATGTGATGATCGTGTCCGGAACCGTCGATGCCGTGGAGAGATTCGCCAATGACGCTTGAGCAAGATCAACTCGACACGCAGGCCCTGCTCGACCGGTTGCGCGAGCAACATCAGGTGCCCGGCGCGGCGCTCGGCGTGCTGCAACTCGGCGAGACGGCCGACCAGGACGTGATCACCAGCCACGCCAGCGGCGTCCTCAACCTGGACACCTTGGTCGCGGTCCGACCGGATTCGATCTTCCAGATCGGCTCGATCAGCAAGACCTTCACCACCACGATGATCATGCAGCTGGCCGAGCGGCAGCAGTTGGATCTGGACCGGCCGGTGATCGAACTGCTGCCCGAGCTGCGGCTCGGCGACGAGAACGCCACCCGGACCGTCACCCTGCGACACCTGCTCAGCCACAGTTCCGGCATCGACGGCGACGTGTTCACCGACTACGGCCGCGGAGACGACGCCGTCAGCCGGTATGTCGAAGGGCTGGCGGAGGTTCCGCAGTTGTTCACGCCGGGCACGATGTTCTCCTACTGCAACGCCGGTTTCGTGCTGGCCGGGCGTCTGATCGAGGTCGTCACCGGCACCAGCTGGGATCAGGCGTTGCATGATCAACTTCTGCAACCGCTCGGTCTGCGGCAGACCGCGACGCTGCCGGAGGAGGCGATCTTCGGCACGGCCGCGGTCGGCCACGCCGGCCAGCCCGGCGAGCCGCGGACGGTGATCAAGCGCTGGCAGCTGCCGCGTTCGATCGGTCCGGCGGGCTTGATCAACTCCACCGTCGCCGACGTGCTCCAGTACGCCCGGATGCACCTGCGCGGCGGCAGCATCGGCGACACCATGATCATCAGCCCGGAATCGGCGCACCGGATGCGGACCGAGCAGATCCGGCAGCCGGTCGGCCAGCAACGCGACGGCTGGCAGGGGCTGGGCTGGATGGTCGATCACTGGGACGGTCACCAGGTCTTCGGCCACAACGGCGCCACGGTCGGCCAATACGCTTACCTGCAAGCGTTTCCGGATCAACGGGTGGCGATCTGCCTGCTCACCAACGGTCCCGGTGCGGGCATGCTCTGGGCCCGGCTCCGGCACGCGCTGCTGGCGTCGTACGGGTTGGACACGCCGATCGGCATCGACCAGCCACCGGCAGACCCCTACCGGCTCAGCGATCCGGTCGCCGCAGTCGGCCGCTACGGCCGGATCTCCGAGACGTACGAGGTCACCCGCACCGACACCGGTCTGCGGGTCGACGTCCGGCCGACGGAGGATTCGCCCGATCCCGAGGACGAGCCGGAGTCGCTGGAATTGATCCCGATCAGTCAAGATCATTTCGTTGCTCGTGCCGATCCGAGCCTGCCGTGGAGCACGTACAGCCACGGCACCTTCACCCGCGAACAGAACCCGGCCGGCGGCGACTACCTCTACACCGGCACGCGGCTCACGCCACGACTGAGCTGATCAGACCCGCTCCCGGAGCCACTCGATGTCGGCGGCCTGTCCGTCGACGCCGCCGGGAGTCTCCACCACAACGGGTGCACCGGCATCGCGGACCACTGCGGCGATCCCGTCCGGATCCGCCTCGCCATTGCCCAGGTTGGTGTGCCGGTCGGCGCCCGAACCGAAGGCGTCCCGGGAGTCGTTGGCGTGCACCAGGTCGACTCGGCCGGTGATCTTCTTGACCCGATCGACCAGGCCGATCAACTCCTCACCGCCGGCGTGGAAGTGGCAGGTGTCCAGGCAGAAGCCGACCTGATCAGCGCCGGACGCCGCACCGATCGCCTGCCACAGCTTCTCGATGCTGGACAGCTGCCGGGCCATCGCCCGGTCGCCGCCGGCAGTGTTCTCGATCAGCAACGGCAGACCGATCTCGGCCCGGTCGATGCACTTGTACCAATTCTCGAAGCCGAGCTCCGGATCGTCCTTGGCCAGCACGTGACCGCCGTGCACGATCAGCCCGGCGGCACCGATCTGGGCGGCGACGTCCAGCTGTTGCTGCAGCAGCTTGCGGCTGGGGATGCGGATCCGGTTGTTGCTCGTGGCGACGTTGAGCACGTACGGCGCATGCACGTACAGCGTGATCCCGGCCTCGCCGGCGGCGTCCTTCAACGCCTCGGCACCGCCGGGATAGGCGACCTTCGGCCCCTTCCAACCCTGCGGATCACCGAGGAAGAACTGCGACAGGCCAGCGTTGCGCGCCCTCGCCTCGGTAATCGGGTCTTCCTGGTCGACGTGTGCACCGATCAACAGCATGCCGCGACCCTAATCGACCGCTCCGACAGTGGGGGCGCGGCCGGTCCGGACGCAGTTCCCGGTGTCCCGTCATCCCGACGGGGCACCGGAAAGCCGGGGACTCAGCGCGGTGCCGAGCTCACTCAGCGCGGATCTCAGACCAACGCTGCGCACTGACCGATCGCACGGCCGCCGACGGTGTTGACCTCGCCGGGGATGAAGCCGCCGGACACTCCGGGGCGCAGGCCCACGCAGACCAGGTTGTGACGAACCGTGTTGCGGACGATGAAGACGCGCGGCACCGGATCGGGATCGGTGACCGTGATGTCGGCCAGGGTCACGTTGCCGCCGACTTGGTTGAACAGAACGCCGACCCAGATGGCCGTCTGTCCGGTGACGGTGAGGTTGCGGCCGATCGTGTTGTTCTTGATCGACCAGGGGATCTCGCCGCCGCCACCGGCCAGCGTGACGTTGCCGGTGACGCTGATCCCGTTCAGCAGCACAGTGTTCGCGCCGAACGCGGTGACGTTGCCCCGCACGGTGATGGTGGAGTGTCCGTCCGGGTCGACGGTGCACGGGTGCGCCGAGTTGCCGGTGTACGAGGGCGGCTGGCAGCCCAGACCGAGCAGCGAGCCGCGCATTGCGGTGACGTTGTGTCCGACGGTGATCGTCGCCGGCGCGCTTTGCGCGTCGAGCACCGCGTTGGCGGCCACGTACACGTTGCCGCTGACGTTGATCATCGCGCCGTCCGCTACGGCGCAGTTGCCGGTGACGATGAGGCTCGTGTAGTTGCCGGACGGAACGTCGCCGCCGGTGCAGGTGTACGCCCTTGCCGCCGTGCCTTGTGCGGAGGCGACGGCCGTACCGGCCACGATCAGGATGGCGGCCCCTACCAGGGTGCCGATGGCACGCAGAACTCTTCGCATTTTGTTGTTCCTCCCCCGAGCGAAATGCTCCCTTGGAGCGGACGCTAACGGCGGCCGGTCCGCGTCGGTAGGGTCTTTCGGCGCGGGGCCGGACAGCTCCCGGGGAGGACCGCGGATCAGGACTCGTTGGCGTCCTCGGCCGAGGGGGGCTCGTTGCGACCGGCCTGCCACCAATCTCGTACCCGATTGGCGGCCAGACCACCGACGCCGCCCATCACGCCGCCGACCTTGCCGACCACCTTGAACAGCGGATCGGAACTGGTCTTGAAGCTCTCCTGGTAGGACGCGGCGGCCGCTTTCACGTCCTCGCTGAACGGCGCATCCTTGTCGCCGGAACGGCGCGGGTAGTTGCCTGCCAGGATGTCCTGATACTCCGTCCCGGCAGCCCACTTCTGCAGTTCGGCTGCCCGTAGCGCGGCCATCGGATGGGTCTGTCCCCAGACCTGCAGCAGCTTCAGCACCGAATCGCGGACGTCTCCGCTGGACTGGTAGTCGCGAGCTTGATCAAGGAATCCGGCCACGTCCATCTCATCCGGATTCAGCGCCCCGGCCAGTGACGCGTGCACCCGCAGCGTCGCCGCAGGATCCTGTACACACAGCAATCCGGCCCGATCACAGGACAACTCGGACTTGCGATACCACTCGTTCAACGCGACGATGATCGCCCGCAGACCCCAGACGCCGATCGGCATCCACTGGATGGACTGCGCGATGCCGATCAGCTGCAACAGCATCGTCCGATAGACCGCGTGGCCACTCAGCACGTGACCCATCTCGTGCCCGATGGTGAACCGCAGCCCCTCCTCGTCGAGCAGCTGCAACATGCCGGTGCTGATCACGATGATCGGCTTGTCCAGGCCGATGGTCATCGCGTTCGGGACCGGGCTCTGCTCGATGTAGAGCTCCGGGATCGGCTGCACGTCCAGGGTGGTCGCGCATTCCTCGATCAATCGATGCAGTTCGGGATACTGCCGCGGCGAAACCCGGATCGACGTGGCCAGATAGAGCAGCCGGATGCTGCGTTCGCCGATCGCCCCGGACAGTGCTTTGAGTACGGCGTCGAATCCGGGGATCGCGCGCAGCGCCACCAAGGCACCGCGGTCGGCCGGATGTTCGTACGCCCTGGGGCTGATGTCGGGGAATCGAATCCGTCCGCGCCCGATCTGCCGCTGCTCTGCATAGCTCACCTGCGTGAGTCTAGGTTGCTCCGGGAGCGGTGAAAGGGTTCGCACAAAGGTCCGGCCCCGTACCTGGTCGGGTACGGGGCCGGCGGGGGACTTCGGCGGTGGACGAGTTCAGCGGGCCGCGGTCGCCAGGGCTGTGGGTCCAAGTCCCGGGGGCTGCGGCAAGATCAGCTGCAGGTGACGACGCCGCTGCCGACCTGGTGCACGCCCGGTCCGAGATCGGAACAGGTCTGGCCCAGATGCACTGCGGCGACGATGGCGATCACTCCGCCGATCAGACCGAGCGCGGTGGTGATGCAGCCGACGATGATGCCGGCCTTGGCCAATCCGTTCCGGAAGCCGGCGTTCTTGGACTTCCGGAACGCGACAACGCTGATGATCAAGCCGATCCAGCTGGCGACGATGGACAGCACGAGACCGACGATGCCGAGCGTGCGGCCGGGATCTTCCTGCAGCGCGACGCCACCGGCGTAGGGGGCGGCGTTGCTCATCGGGGTCTGGGCGTCACTCATGTCTAACTCCTTAACCGAACGGGTACGCGATGTGCGTACGGGGCCTGTGACGGCCCGTTTTCAAGTCCGGTTCCCACCAGATCCCACTGATTTTCGTCGGCGCGGATCCCCTGCGGGTGGACCCTGTGGATCCCTTCCACGCAAGAGCTTCCGATCCGGACGATCCCCATCCCGCACCGGCGCGATGTCCGCTGCCGACGTGGTGTTCGAGCCGTCATTTTCCGGCACGTGTGGGGTTTTGGACAGCCGGAGATCAGCCGTCCTGCCCGGCGACGAGGGACTAGCCGGAGAGTGTGGTCGGCCCGCCGGAGTGGTCGGCTACTCGCCGGTCTGCTGATCGATCAGTTCGCGGACCACATCGAGGTGGCCCAGATGCCGGGCGTACTCCTGCAACAAGTGGAAGCCGATCCAACCGAGCGTCGGTGGATCCTCACTGAATCGACCGCCGATCTCGGCCGGGGTGTCCAGCGGTGCGGACGACAGCACCCGGGTCGTCCGTACTCCCTGCTGGAGCAGGAAATTTCGAAGATCATCTACCGACTCGTCCGGGCCGACCGACCAGCGGCCGGTCTGCGGATCATTGTCACCCCAGGGATCCTCGACCGCGATGGCCTGAAACCCCCATTGGATCCAGCGACGTTCGACGTGACCGAGATGCTTGATCAACTCCAGCGGCGTCCAACCGCTCGGCAACACGGTGTGCCGAAGTTGATCATCGTCGAGGCCGTCGATCTTGCGCAGCATGGTCTGCCGATAGAGCTCGAGGTATTCGATCAGCAGCCGGCTCGGATCCGCGATCCGGCCGTCCGGTTCGTCGAAGCCTTCCATCGGCTCAGCCTAGAACGAGGAGGCTCCGACGGACGAGAGCCGAAACGACGAAAGGCAGCCGGGTAAGGAACCCGACTGCCTCACGAGGTTGCTGCTGGGGCTCAGCTGCAGGTGTAGGTGACGCCACCCTCGACATGTACGCCGGGGCCGAGATCGGCGCAGTGGCCGGCGACCTTCACTGCCACCACGATCACGATGATGGTGACGATGATCGAGATCGCGGTCAGGATGCCGCCGATGATGATGCCGGCCAGTGCCGGGGTGTTCTTGAAGCCGGCCTTCTTGGACTTGGTGAACGCGATGATGCTGATGATCAAACCGATCACGTTGGCGACGATCGACAGCACCAGGCCGACGATGCCGAGGGTGCGGCCGGGATCCTGCGCGACCGGCATGTAGCCGCCGGGCGGCGGTGCCGGCTGGAAGTTGCTCGGTGGCTGGGCGTTGCTCATGGTGGTTCTCCTTGGAAGTTCGGGCAGCGCGCCATCGGGAAACTGACGGGGCGCATCGGACCCGAGGAATTGCCGCCCCGACCCCGATCGGCTCCGCCGATCCTGGTGAAAACAACCGACGGAGGCGCGCGAAGAATATCGCGACACGGTTGACTTGTGCCAAATTCCGAGGCGGCTGTGAAATTGATGTGGATTGTCGGCGGGGCGCCTCGTACGAGTGGAAGCGACTTGAATCCATCGGGGAGGCTGTAGGCATGTCTTTGACCACCGAACGTCCGATGGCCGCGCAACAGGGCGGATATCAACAGCCGCGACCGCGGAAACTGTCGTGGAATCTCCGCAGCGCGATGCCGGTGTTCGTGGTGGCCGTGCTGGGCGTTCTGGCGACGACGTGGGTGGCGCTCTACACCACTCGCGGCCAGCTCTACGACCAGACGGCGATGCGGGTGCTGGACAGCGGCAACGGCAGTACCGCCAACGCACACCTGGTCCAACTGCTGCAGCAGGTGAGCGTCGGCGGGACCGCGATCGCGTTGGCGATCATGGCCGGGGTCGCGGTGCTGCGCGGACGTTTCCGGCTGGCGCTGGCCGCGGGTGTGCTGGTGGTCGGTGCGAACGTCACCACTCAGCTGCTGAAGCGGTACGTGCTCGAGCGGCCCGATCTCGGGCAGGGCGCGGTCAATTCTCTGCCCAGCGGGCACACCACGGTGGTCTTCTCGCTCGTCCTGGCCGCCGTCCTGGTGTCGCCGCGGGCGCTGCGCTGGCTGGTGGTGCTGATCGGTTCTGCGGTCGGCGGGCTGACCGGGCTGGCGACCGTGATCGCCGGTTGGCATCGTCCCAGTGACGTGGTCGCCGGGCTGTTGGTGACCCTGGCCTGGGCCGCTCTGGTCAGCGGATTGCTGACCGGTGGACCGCGGGACGGCCGGATCGGCCACAGCGGGATGTTCGCCGCCCTGCTCGGAGGCGCGCTGGCCGCACTCGGTGTGATCATCTACGGCTTCGGCTGGTCGGCCGCCGCCGATGCGTCGAAGGTGATCCCGTTCACCGCGGCGGTGATTGCCGGCGTGGCGGCGTTGGCCGTCGGCGGCTACGCGCAACTGGTGTCTCGTACCTCCAATTAGCTTGCTGGCGCGACGCCTCTTTGTCGCTGATCCAGGCTGACACCTCGAGCGTCCGGCAAGATGAGACGGTGAACGGCTGGAAGCGGCTACTGCGCGGCATCGTCGCCGTCGTGCTTGCTGTGGTCGTCTACTTCCTGGTTCCGTTGGGCGAGGGGCACGACAACGTGGTCGTCCGCGCCGTGCTCACTGTGACCTTTCTCTTGCTGCTGGTGGCGCTGGTGATCTGGCAGATGGGACGCCAGGTCCGCGACCCGAACAGCCGGGTTGACGGGCTCGCGCTCGCGGTGGTCGTGGCCGTGCTGGGCTTCGCGCTCGGGTTCTACCGGATGGCCCTGTCGCAGCCGGGCCAGATCATCGGCCTGCAGACCCGAGTCGATGCCCTTTACTTCACCCTGACCACGCTGCTCACCATCGGCTACGGCGACATCCATGCCGCCGGGCAGGAAGCGCGGGTGCTGGTGATCGTGCAGATGGTCTTCAACGTGGTCGTGTTGGCCACCGCGGCGTCGCTGCTGACCAGTCGGTTGCGGACTCGTGCCGAGGAGCGGCGCGAGTCCAAGCGTGGCTGAGCGTGCCGGATCCCATTTACCAGCATGCTGCTCCAGTTGCGCCGGCCTGGCCGAGATCGGGCAGCGCAGGGCCACTGGCGCAGCATTCTTATGATCCGTCGTCGTCGATTAGCTCCGCCGGTCACTGCCCGGTAGTCTTGGCGGCTGGCCCAGCGCGATCCGAACGCGCAGGGGCCGAGCAACGCCCTCCTGTCATGGGGACGTCCCATGACCGCAACAGACCAGAGGAGGAGGAGAACGCGTATGCGCAAGTACGAGGTCATGATCATCATCGACCCGGACACCGACGAGCGGCAGGTTCCTGGCACGCTCGACAACTATTTGAAGGTGATCACCGACGCCGGCGGTTCCGTCGAGAACATCGACATCTGGGGTCGTCGCCGGTTGGCGTACGAGATCCAGAAGAAGCCGGAAGGCATCTACGCGGTGGTCAACCTGACCGCCACCCCGGCCGACGTGCAGGAGCTGGATCGTCAGCTCGGCATCAACGAGTCGATCATGCGGACCAAGGTTCTTCGCACCGATCACTCCTGAGCTGGGGACAACCGGCAGCCAACTGTCGGTGGTCCGTGACACAGTGGGGATCCACCTCGTTCCAAGGGTCGATCGACGTGAACGTCCACGTGGAGATTGACACCTGGATGAGGCGACATCCACATTCGGTACGGACCGACCAAACCGCTGATCACCGGAGACTCTTATGGCAGGCGAAACCGTCATCACCCTCGTCGGCAATCTGACCGCCGACCCGGAGCTGCGCTTCACCCCGTCGGGTGCGGCCGTGGCCAACTTCACCGTCGCCTCGACGCCGCGGACGTTCGATCGTCAGACGAACGAGTGGCGCGACGGGGAGGCGATGTTCATCAACTGCGCCGTCTGGCGGCAGGCAGCTGAGAATGTTGCGGAGTCCTTGCAGAAGGGCATGCGGGTGATCGTGCAGGGTCGCCTGAAGTCGCGCAGCTACGAGACCCGCGAGGGCGAGCGGCGTACCGTCTTCGAGATCGACGTCGACGAGATCGGCCCGGCGCTGAAGTACGCGACCGCCAAGGTCACCCGTACCAGCAGCGGCGGCGGTCAAGGTCAGCGCGGCGGCGGTTACGGCGGCAACGCCGGCGGCCCGGCCAACTCGGGCGGCGGCTACGGCAACAATGCCGGCGCCCCGGCCAACACCGGCGGCGGTTCCTACGGCGGCAACAACTCCGATCCGTGGGCCACCAACAGCGGTGGGGGCAACAACGGTGGGGGCAACAACGGCGGCGGCATGGCGGGCAACGACCCGTGGGCCACCAACGCCAACGAAGAGCCCCCGTTCTGATCGCCAAGCAGTAATCGGAAGGTCCCCAGCAAGGCGGCGGGCCGTCCATCGGGAAAGATCCCTGAGCCTGTCGAAGGGCCGATCCCAACCACAGAAACCAACTGGCACATTCCGGCGACAGCCGGGCTCATAGAAGGAGAGCACCACAATGGCCAATGCACCAGCCGTACAGCGCAAGCCGAAGAAGAAGGCGAATCCGCTGCGCGCAGGCCAGCCCATCGATTACAAGGACACCGCGACCCTGCGGAAGTTCATCTCCGAGCGGGGCAAGATCCGCGCTCGCCGGGTGACCGGTCTGAGTGTCCAGGAGCAGCGCAAGGTCGCGATCGCGATCAAGAACGCCCGCGAGATGGCGTTGCTGCCGTACGCCTCGACCGCTCGCTGAGCTGAGTAGGAGAACGAATATGAAGCTCATTCTGACTGCGCCGGTGGAGAACCTCGGCGTCGCCGGCGACATCATCGAGGTCAAGGACGGCTACGGCCGCAACTACCTGGTCCCGCGCGGTTTCGCGATCAGCTGGACCAAGGGTGCCGAGAAGCAGATCGAGGGCATCAAGCGGGCGCGCGACGCGCGGGAGATCCGCGGCATCGAGCACGCCCAGCAGGTCCGCGATCAGCTCGAGCAGATCTCGGTCGAGGTCCCGGTCCGGGCCTCGGAGTCGGGCAAGCTGTTCGGCGCAGTGACCCCGTCACTGATCGTGGCCGGCATCAAGAAGTCCGGTGGTCCGGCGCTCGACAAGCGCTCGGTCCAGGTCGACAAGCCGATCCGCCAGCTCGGCTCGCACAAGGTCGGCATCAAGTTGCACGACGCAGTGACCGCCCACGTCGGCGTCACCGTGGTCGCCGACGCCTGATCGGTTCGACACCGGAACTACAGCGCAACATCAGAAGGGCGGCTCTTCGGAGCCGCCCTTCTGCATGCTGGCGATGTGACCCTGCGGCCCGCAGGGTGGTGTGTTCGTTTTCCCGCCGCAGTTGGGTTCTGGAGCGTCGGAGCGGCGTGCCGACTGTTCGTTTTCCAGCCGGTGTTGGGTTCTGGGTGCGGTTGGGGCTCGAGGTGTGTTCGTTCTCCCGCCGGAGTCGGCTTCTGTGCGCGTCGGAGGCGCGGGCGGGCTTGTTTCCAGCCGAATGTCCCGACCCCGGCCCTTCGGAGCGAGCTGCGGGTCGCGCTTCGGGCAGGTCACGCGATGCGGTGGGGTTACGGATGGGACGATCGGGCGACCAGGTCGACCGGCGCGGCGTGGACGGATCGGCTGATGCGGAACGAGGGGGACAAGGATGGGCGG belongs to Microlunatus elymi and includes:
- the rpsF gene encoding 30S ribosomal protein S6, whose protein sequence is MRKYEVMIIIDPDTDERQVPGTLDNYLKVITDAGGSVENIDIWGRRRLAYEIQKKPEGIYAVVNLTATPADVQELDRQLGINESIMRTKVLRTDHS
- a CDS encoding phosphatase PAP2 family protein, with translation MSLTTERPMAAQQGGYQQPRPRKLSWNLRSAMPVFVVAVLGVLATTWVALYTTRGQLYDQTAMRVLDSGNGSTANAHLVQLLQQVSVGGTAIALAIMAGVAVLRGRFRLALAAGVLVVGANVTTQLLKRYVLERPDLGQGAVNSLPSGHTTVVFSLVLAAVLVSPRALRWLVVLIGSAVGGLTGLATVIAGWHRPSDVVAGLLVTLAWAALVSGLLTGGPRDGRIGHSGMFAALLGGALAALGVIIYGFGWSAAADASKVIPFTAAVIAGVAALAVGGYAQLVSRTSN
- the rpsR gene encoding 30S ribosomal protein S18 codes for the protein MANAPAVQRKPKKKANPLRAGQPIDYKDTATLRKFISERGKIRARRVTGLSVQEQRKVAIAIKNAREMALLPYASTAR
- a CDS encoding DinB family protein, whose product is MEGFDEPDGRIADPSRLLIEYLELYRQTMLRKIDGLDDDQLRHTVLPSGWTPLELIKHLGHVERRWIQWGFQAIAVEDPWGDNDPQTGRWSVGPDESVDDLRNFLLQQGVRTTRVLSSAPLDTPAEIGGRFSEDPPTLGWIGFHLLQEYARHLGHLDVVRELIDQQTGE
- a CDS encoding M48 family metallopeptidase, translated to MSYAEQRQIGRGRIRFPDISPRAYEHPADRGALVALRAIPGFDAVLKALSGAIGERSIRLLYLATSIRVSPRQYPELHRLIEECATTLDVQPIPELYIEQSPVPNAMTIGLDKPIIVISTGMLQLLDEEGLRFTIGHEMGHVLSGHAVYRTMLLQLIGIAQSIQWMPIGVWGLRAIIVALNEWYRKSELSCDRAGLLCVQDPAATLRVHASLAGALNPDEMDVAGFLDQARDYQSSGDVRDSVLKLLQVWGQTHPMAALRAAELQKWAAGTEYQDILAGNYPRRSGDKDAPFSEDVKAAAASYQESFKTSSDPLFKVVGKVGGVMGGVGGLAANRVRDWWQAGRNEPPSAEDANES
- a CDS encoding potassium channel family protein, with the translated sequence MNGWKRLLRGIVAVVLAVVVYFLVPLGEGHDNVVVRAVLTVTFLLLLVALVIWQMGRQVRDPNSRVDGLALAVVVAVLGFALGFYRMALSQPGQIIGLQTRVDALYFTLTTLLTIGYGDIHAAGQEARVLVIVQMVFNVVVLATAASLLTSRLRTRAEERRESKRG
- a CDS encoding single-stranded DNA-binding protein, coding for MAGETVITLVGNLTADPELRFTPSGAAVANFTVASTPRTFDRQTNEWRDGEAMFINCAVWRQAAENVAESLQKGMRVIVQGRLKSRSYETREGERRTVFEIDVDEIGPALKYATAKVTRTSSGGGQGQRGGGYGGNAGGPANSGGGYGNNAGAPANTGGGSYGGNNSDPWATNSGGGNNGGGNNGGGMAGNDPWATNANEEPPF
- the rplI gene encoding 50S ribosomal protein L9, translated to MKLILTAPVENLGVAGDIIEVKDGYGRNYLVPRGFAISWTKGAEKQIEGIKRARDAREIRGIEHAQQVRDQLEQISVEVPVRASESGKLFGAVTPSLIVAGIKKSGGPALDKRSVQVDKPIRQLGSHKVGIKLHDAVTAHVGVTVVADA